One Lytechinus pictus isolate F3 Inbred chromosome 12, Lp3.0, whole genome shotgun sequence genomic region harbors:
- the LOC129273609 gene encoding uncharacterized protein LOC129273609 has product MVLRTSVIECLLFLLVVIYMAKVMVVMTYLDASKEALMGRRDSAEVIRGQEGALHVNPKVRSILQDSVKMPEVRIAEPDSAVISNEEEKKPDIPDVDDQHNIIKEDGAMEKENDNISGVVEDDKDDDEDDDFAGMNAELFSKVLKTQYDHSTKCSEENLFLILLINSKPENLDFRIMIRETWANAPDAETQGVLAMFVFGKPRDRPRLDATIYEENDRYDDIILGDFYEDFRNSSLKVLTGMKWVSSHCSSAKFVFMGDDHIYLNMNRLVKSLRTLHVQENDKSMWRGRIRSTSRAIRDKNSLYYVSERLYERSVYPPFCTLDAGFVLSMSAVHELYRDSFDRSIVPFGDVLIGIVADEMKWNVVEDSLFNYRDYESICEFGKVFTLRGMSTPDKIKTVFDKISNETFLRECPDPDLDLVLTGLADNEPYLNTVLQMVHDHPKYCYNDQGREDKIFILNLVSSLPRHFEARQAIRETWGSQDEILGEKVKTLFVMGLTQRDTEEIQKQVQIEDDTNGDIIQAEFQESFGNLTLKVVMGLKWVTQNCPHATYIYKGDDDMFVNFPNIINYLKKERSSGKALKKYFMGSVLFRSVRITRKDSKYYVNEKFYSGRYFPPYCSGGGYIISTDVVPPMYEQALKTAFIPIDDAYQGILAKKVGVVPQYNGGFKNWGEKSDTCSLRREELMTIHGFKDPDAMHEVWRNFTDTSVKCGHDRR; this is encoded by the coding sequence ATGGTACTCCGGACCAGTGTAATCGAGTGCCTCCTGTTCCTCCTCGTCGTCATCTACATGGCGAaggtaatggtggtgatgacgtaCCTTGATGCGTCAAAGGAAGCCCTCATGGGACGACGTGATTCTGCAGAGGTTATCAGGGGCCAGGAGGGCGCCCTACATGTCAATCCGAAAGTACGATCCATCCTGCAGGACAGCGTGAAGATGCCTGAAGTCCGCATTGCAGAACCCGACAGTGCAGTCATTAGTAATGAGGAAGAGAAGAAACCGGACATCCCCGATGTGGATGatcaacataacataattaaagAGGATGGTGCCATGGAGAAGGAAAATGATAATATCTCTGGTGTCGTAGAGGACGATAAAGACGACGATGAAGACGATGACTTTGCAGGGATGAATGCCGAATTGTTTTCAAAGGTTCTGAAAACGCAGTATGATCATTCAACAAAATGTTCCGAAGAGAATTTGTTTCTGATATTGCTGATCAATTCCAAACCTGAGAACTTGGACTTCCGGATAATGATCCGGGAAACTTGGGCAAATGCTCCTGACGCTGAGACACAAGGAGTGCTTGCTATGTTTGTTTTTGGAAAACCACGAGATCGACCAAGGTTAGATGCTACAATCTATGAAGAAAACGATCGTTATGATGATATCATCTTGGGAGACTTCTATGAAGATTTCAGAAATTCGTCCTTGAAAGTACTTACAGGTATGAAGTGGGTGTCTTCACATTGCTCCTCGGCGAAATTTGTATTTATGGGAGATGACCATATCTATCTAAACATGAACAGACTGGTCAAGTCTCTGCGAACCCTCCATGTTCAAGAAAACGACAAGAGTATGTGGCGTGGACGGATTAGAAGTACATCGAGAGCAATCCGTGACAAAAACAGTTTGTACTATGTATCAGAGCGCCTTTACGAACGATCCGTATATCCTCCATTCTGTACCCTTGATGCTGGCTTCGTTCTGTCTATGTCCGCTGTTCATGAGCTCTACCGTGACTCCTTCGATAGATCTATAGTACCATTCGGAGATGTCCTCATAGGAATCGTTGCTGACGAAATGAAATGGAACGTTGTAGAAGATAGTCTTTTCAACTACAGAGATTATGAAAGCATTTGTGAATTTGGTAAGGTCTTTACTTTGAGAGGGATGTCGACACCTGACAAAATAAAAACTGTCTTTGACAAGATAAGTAACGAGACGTTTCTGCGTGAATGTCCAGATCCAGACCTTGACCTTGTGTTGACGGGTCTGGCTGATAATGAACCTTACTTAAACACCGTCCTGCAGATGGTTCACGACCATCCAAAATACTGTTACAATGATCAGGGTCGGGAGGACAAAATATTCATCCTTAATTTAGTGAGCTCTCTTCCACGTCATTTTGAAGCCCGACAGGCGATTCGAGAAACGTGGGGTAGTCAGGATGAGATACTTGGTGAGAAGGTGAAGACGTTGTTTGTGATGGGCCTAACACAGAGGGACACGGAAGAGATTCAGAAGCAGGTTCAGATAGAGGATGACACCAATGGCGATATCATCCAAGCAGAATTTCAGGAGTCCTTCGGGAACCTCACCCTGAAGGTTGTCATGGGTTTGAAGTGGGTGACTCAGAACTGTCCTCACGCCACGTACATCTACAAAGGAGACGACGACATGTTCGTCAATTTCCCGAACATCATTAATTATCTGAAGAAGGAGCGAAGCAGTGGCAAAGCCTTAAAAAAGTACTTCATGGGATCGGTACTTTTCAGGAGTGTCCGCATCACCCGGAAAGACTCCAAGTATTACGTGAATGAGAAGTTCTACAGCGGTCGTTATTTCCCGCCGTACTGTTCGGGTGGTGGGTATATCATATCAACAGACGTAGTGCCTCCTATGTACGAGCAAGCACTGAAGACCGCCTTCATCCCGATCGACGATGCCTACCAGGGCATCTTGGCGAAGAAGGTGGGAGTTGTCCCCCAGTATAATGGGGGATTTAAAAACTGGGGTGAGAAGAGTGATACATGTTCTCTGAGAAGAGAAGAACTGATGACGATTCATGGGTTTAAGGACCCGGACGCCATGCACGAAGTCTGGCGAAACTTCACAGACACTTCCGTGAAGTGTGGGCACGATCGGAGGTGA